Proteins from a single region of Rana temporaria chromosome 5, aRanTem1.1, whole genome shotgun sequence:
- the LOC120940153 gene encoding putative nuclease HARBI1, with amino-acid sequence MEPFGCALFELKLIQRRRRTRQNVVQIEKRVFRSRTFLDQFSETQVIAKFRLSSPMIYSLYDEIHLALETRTRRSNAVPGLVRFLAVLHFLGKASYQHVSGEIVGISQPSFSRCLVDVLQALRQLAPKYIHMGKSREERDQIKRGFFDLAGMPNVIGAIDCTHVPLCPPSEQEHIYRNRKAYHSLNIQVICDSNLIIRDVVTGFPGSCHDAHILRQSGIYDTLDKDLENNGWLLGDAGYPCLPWLLTPINRPSSPAEAAYNVAHTKTRVVIERCFGVLKSRFRCMSLSGGFLQYSPSKVADMFLACSILHNIARHGGLQEELDTTVEDDMPTIPVENDQRGNTARSKLIANYFSG; translated from the exons ATGGAACCATTTGGATGTGCTTTATTTGAACTGAAACTGATCCAGAGGCGAAGAAGGACACGTCAGAATGTCGTTCAGATAGAGAAACGTGTATTTCGTTCACGTACCTTTTTGGATCAATTTTCTGAAACCCAGGTGATAGCCAAATTTAGATTATCCTCTCCCATGATATATTCCCTGTATGATGAAATACACTTGGCCCTAGAAACACGCACGCGGAGAAGTAATGCAGTACCAGGTCTTGTGCGTTTTTTGGCAGTACTTCATTTTCTAGGAAAGGCCTCATACCAACATGTCAGTGGTGAGATTGTTGGCATCTCACAACCCAGTTTTTCCCGCTGCTTGGTCGACGTCCTGCAAGCACTGCGACAACTTGCTCCAAAATACATTCATATGGGCAAGTCACGTGAAGAGCGGGATCAAATAAAACGTGGTTTTTTTGACCTAGCAGGAATGCCCAATGTCATTGGGgcaatagactgcacccatgtgccaTTATGTCCCCCATCAGAACAGGAGCACATCTACAGAAACCGTAAGGCTTACCATTCCCTCAACATCCAGGTGATCTGTGATTCGAACCTCATAATCCGTGATGTTGTCACCGGCTTTCCAGGATCCTGTCATGATGCCCATATATTGCGCCAATCGGGAATATATGATACTCTGGACAAGGACTTAGAAAATAATGGATGGCTGCTGG GAGATGCTGGTTACCCATGTCTACCATGGCTCTTAACACCAATCAACAGGCCATCCTCTCCTGCAGAAGCAGCTTACAATGTTGCTCATACAAAAACAAGAGTGGTGATCGAAAGATGCTTTGGTGTCCTAAAGAGCCGTTTCCGATGCATGTCCTTGTCTGGTGGATTCCTACAGTATTCCCCCAGTAAGGTAGCTGATATGTTCCTAGCATGCAGCATTCTCCATAACATAGCAAGGCATGGTGGACTACAAGAGGAACTAGACACCACAGTGGAGGATGACATGCCCACAATTCCAGTGGAAAATGATCAAAGGGGAAACACAGCAAGAAGTAAACTGATTGCAAACTATTTTTCAG gttAA